From Streptomyces zhihengii, the proteins below share one genomic window:
- a CDS encoding aldo/keto reductase, which produces MEQRVLGRTGRDVSVVGLGTWQLGADWGDVAEGDALGVLDAAVEAGVTFFDTADVYGDGRSEQFIGRYLRERPDAGVFVATKMGRRADQVPENYVLDNFRAWNDRSRANLGVDRLDLVQLHCPPTAVYSSDEVFDALDTLVAEDRIAAYGVSVETCAEALAAIARPGTASVQIILNPFRLKPLDEVLPAAADAGVGIIARVPLASGLLSGRYTVDTVFAADDHRTYNRHGEAFDQGETFSGVDFATGVAAAAEFAEITGPERAPAAAALRWIVQQPGVTSVIPGARSADQARANAAAAAAPPLPGETLDAVRDLYDRRIRAGVHHRW; this is translated from the coding sequence ATGGAACAGCGGGTACTCGGCAGGACCGGCCGCGACGTCTCCGTCGTCGGGCTCGGCACATGGCAGTTGGGCGCCGACTGGGGTGACGTCGCCGAGGGCGACGCGCTCGGCGTCCTCGACGCGGCGGTCGAGGCGGGTGTCACCTTCTTCGACACCGCCGACGTCTACGGCGACGGACGCAGCGAGCAGTTCATCGGCCGCTATCTCCGCGAGCGCCCCGACGCGGGGGTGTTCGTCGCCACCAAGATGGGCCGGCGCGCCGACCAGGTCCCGGAGAACTACGTCCTGGACAACTTCCGCGCCTGGAACGACCGTTCGCGCGCGAACCTCGGTGTGGACCGGCTCGACCTGGTGCAGCTCCACTGCCCGCCGACCGCCGTGTACTCGTCGGACGAGGTCTTCGACGCGCTGGACACGCTGGTCGCGGAGGACCGGATCGCGGCGTACGGCGTCAGTGTGGAGACCTGCGCGGAGGCGCTCGCCGCGATCGCCAGGCCGGGTACCGCCTCCGTGCAGATCATCCTCAACCCGTTCCGGCTGAAGCCGCTCGACGAGGTGCTGCCGGCGGCCGCCGACGCCGGTGTCGGCATCATCGCGCGGGTGCCGCTCGCCTCCGGTCTGCTGTCGGGCAGGTACACCGTGGACACCGTCTTCGCGGCCGACGACCACCGGACGTACAACCGCCACGGCGAGGCGTTCGACCAGGGGGAGACGTTCTCCGGCGTGGACTTCGCCACCGGTGTCGCTGCGGCGGCCGAGTTCGCGGAGATCACCGGCCCCGAGCGGGCGCCGGCGGCCGCCGCGCTGCGCTGGATCGTCCAGCAGCCGGGCGTGACCAGCGTGATCCCCGGCGCCCGGTCCGCCGACCAGGCCCGCGCCAACGCGGCCGCCGCCGCGGCGCCGCCGCTGCCCGGGGAGACGCTGGACGCCGTGCGGGACCTGTACGACCGCCGCATCCGCGCCGGGGTGCACCACCGCTGGTAG
- a CDS encoding DUF6400 family protein produces the protein MNQRPDPDHLTFTVDLTVEEARRRAEVVAALGPDWDPVAVLRAEQEAHALLYSGLDAEQRRIHSMLVAAGVLPGQEPGRAASH, from the coding sequence ATGAACCAGCGCCCCGACCCCGACCACCTGACCTTCACCGTCGACCTCACCGTGGAGGAGGCCCGCAGGCGGGCCGAGGTGGTCGCGGCGCTCGGACCCGACTGGGACCCGGTGGCCGTGCTCCGCGCGGAGCAGGAGGCGCACGCCCTGCTCTACTCGGGGCTCGACGCGGAGCAGCGGCGGATCCACTCGATGCTGGTGGCGGCGGGTGTGCTGCCCGGACAGGAGCCCGGCCGTGCGGCTTCCCATTGA
- the hypE gene encoding hydrogenase expression/formation protein HypE — protein sequence MSDTTGAAVRPQAPDMLSWTCPAPLRDQQRVVMGHGGGGALSAELIEQVFAPAYGGPGLSATTDAAALELGGARLAFSTDSFVVRPLFFPGGSIGDLAVNGTVNDLAMSGARAAYLSCGFILEEGVGIETVARVADALGAAARTAGVRVVTGDTKVVEAGHGDGVYINTSGIGLIPDGVDLRPERVVPGDVVIVSGDIGVHGVAIMSVREGLEFGTAVESDCAALGDLVGAMLAVTPDLHVLRDPTRGGLAAALNEIAAASGTGVVVQERAVPVPAPVAGACAVLGLDPMYVANEGKLVAFVPREHADAVLAAMRAHPLGAGAAVIGEAVEAHPGMVVARTALGGTRVVDMPLGEQLPRIC from the coding sequence TTGTCTGACACCACCGGAGCCGCCGTGCGCCCCCAGGCGCCCGACATGCTCTCCTGGACCTGCCCGGCGCCCCTGAGGGACCAGCAGCGGGTGGTCATGGGCCACGGCGGCGGCGGGGCCCTGTCCGCCGAACTGATCGAGCAGGTCTTCGCGCCCGCCTACGGCGGGCCCGGGCTGAGCGCCACCACCGACGCGGCCGCCCTCGAACTCGGCGGCGCCCGGCTGGCGTTCTCCACCGACTCCTTCGTGGTGCGCCCGCTGTTCTTCCCCGGCGGCAGCATCGGCGACCTCGCCGTCAACGGCACCGTCAACGACCTCGCCATGAGCGGGGCCCGCGCCGCCTACCTCTCCTGCGGCTTCATCCTGGAGGAGGGCGTCGGCATCGAGACGGTCGCCCGGGTGGCCGACGCCCTCGGCGCGGCGGCCCGCACCGCCGGGGTCCGGGTCGTCACCGGCGACACCAAGGTCGTCGAGGCCGGGCACGGGGACGGCGTCTACATCAACACCTCCGGGATCGGGCTGATCCCCGACGGCGTCGACCTGCGCCCCGAGCGCGTCGTCCCCGGTGACGTGGTGATCGTCAGCGGCGACATCGGCGTGCACGGCGTCGCGATCATGAGCGTGCGCGAGGGCCTGGAGTTCGGGACCGCCGTCGAGAGCGACTGCGCGGCGCTCGGCGACCTGGTCGGGGCGATGCTCGCGGTGACGCCGGACCTCCATGTGCTGCGCGACCCCACCCGCGGCGGGCTGGCCGCCGCGCTCAACGAGATCGCCGCCGCCTCGGGCACCGGAGTCGTCGTCCAGGAGCGCGCCGTGCCCGTCCCCGCACCCGTGGCCGGGGCGTGCGCGGTCCTCGGCCTCGACCCGATGTACGTGGCCAACGAGGGCAAGCTCGTCGCCTTCGTCCCGCGCGAGCACGCCGACGCCGTCCTGGCGGCCATGCGGGCCCACCCGCTGGGCGCGGGTGCCGCGGTGATCGGGGAGGCGGTCGAGGCCCACCCGGGGATGGTCGTCGCGCGGACCGCGCTCGGCGGCACCCGGGTGGTGGACATGCCGCTCGGCGAGCAGCTCCCGCGGATCTGCTGA
- the hypD gene encoding hydrogenase formation protein HypD: MKYIDEFQDPALAGRLIEEIRAAVTRPWALMEVCGGQTHSIIRHGIDQLLPPEIELIHGPGCPVCVTPLEVIDKALEIASRPGVIFCSFGDMLRVPGTGRDLFQVRGQGGDVRVVYSPLDALRIAEQNPDRQVVFFGIGFETTAPPNAMTVHQARRLGIRNFSLLVSHVRVPPAIEAIMGSPDCRVQGFLAAGHVCSVMGTEEYPGLAARHRVPIVVTGFEPLDILEGVRRTVLQLERGEHRVENAYPRAVPAEGNPAARAMLDDVFEVTDRAWRGIGTIPDSGWRLSGRYREYDAEHRFSVEGIDTREPAECRSGEVLQGLLKPHECEAFGTTCTPRSPLGATMVSSEGACAAYYLYRRLDLPATKPGARAQRTGAQNTESYDTAPRGTEPRSTRPQTADPQKTASLEGSSVV, encoded by the coding sequence GTGAAGTACATCGACGAGTTCCAGGACCCCGCGCTGGCCGGGCGGCTGATCGAGGAGATCCGGGCGGCGGTGACCCGGCCCTGGGCGCTGATGGAGGTGTGCGGCGGCCAGACCCACTCGATCATCCGGCACGGCATCGACCAGCTCCTCCCGCCGGAGATCGAGCTGATCCACGGACCGGGCTGCCCGGTGTGCGTCACTCCGCTGGAGGTCATCGACAAGGCCCTGGAGATCGCCTCCAGGCCCGGGGTGATCTTCTGCTCCTTCGGCGACATGCTGCGCGTGCCCGGCACCGGCCGCGACCTCTTCCAGGTGCGCGGGCAGGGCGGCGACGTCCGGGTGGTCTACTCGCCGCTCGACGCGCTGCGGATCGCCGAGCAGAACCCGGACCGCCAGGTGGTCTTCTTCGGCATCGGCTTCGAGACCACGGCCCCGCCCAACGCCATGACGGTCCATCAGGCCCGCCGGCTCGGCATCCGCAACTTCAGCCTGCTCGTCTCCCACGTCCGGGTCCCCCCGGCGATCGAGGCGATCATGGGGTCGCCGGACTGCCGGGTCCAGGGCTTCCTCGCCGCCGGGCACGTGTGCAGCGTCATGGGCACCGAGGAGTACCCCGGACTCGCCGCCCGCCACCGGGTGCCCATCGTCGTCACCGGCTTCGAGCCGCTGGACATCCTCGAAGGGGTGCGCCGGACCGTGCTCCAGCTCGAACGGGGGGAGCACCGCGTCGAGAACGCCTACCCCCGCGCCGTCCCCGCCGAGGGCAACCCGGCGGCCCGCGCCATGCTGGACGACGTCTTCGAGGTCACCGACCGGGCCTGGCGGGGCATCGGCACGATCCCGGACAGCGGCTGGCGGCTGAGCGGACGCTACCGGGAGTACGACGCCGAACACCGCTTCTCCGTCGAGGGGATCGACACCCGCGAGCCGGCCGAGTGCCGCAGCGGCGAGGTCCTCCAGGGCCTGCTCAAGCCCCACGAGTGCGAGGCGTTCGGCACCACCTGCACCCCCCGCTCCCCGCTGGGCGCCACCATGGTCTCCAGCGAGGGCGCCTGCGCCGCCTACTACCTCTACCGGCGGCTCGACCTTCCCGCGACGAAGCCGGGAGCCCGGGCGCAGAGGACCGGGGCACAGAACACCGAGTCGTACGACACCGCGCCGCGCGGCACCGAGCCTCGGAGCACACGGCCGCAGACGGCCGATCCGCAGAAGACCGCGTCCCTGGAGGGCAGTTCCGTTGTCTGA
- a CDS encoding HypC/HybG/HupF family hydrogenase formation chaperone — protein sequence MCLAVPGRVLEVEDRDGTRMATVDFGGVVKEVCLEYLPDLKPGEYAVVHVGFALQRLDEESARRTLELFETLGMLQEEFGDPWEAAAGEDGFERQVPDGTAGEVQR from the coding sequence ATGTGCCTTGCGGTACCCGGAAGGGTCCTGGAGGTGGAGGACCGGGACGGCACCCGGATGGCCACCGTCGACTTCGGCGGAGTGGTCAAGGAGGTCTGCCTGGAGTACCTGCCGGACCTGAAGCCCGGTGAGTACGCCGTCGTCCACGTCGGGTTCGCGCTCCAGCGCCTGGACGAGGAGTCGGCCCGCAGGACGCTGGAGCTGTTCGAGACCCTCGGCATGCTCCAGGAGGAGTTCGGCGACCCGTGGGAGGCGGCCGCCGGGGAGGACGGGTTCGAGCGGCAGGTGCCCGACGGCACCGCCGGAGAGGTGCAGCGGTGA
- the hypF gene encoding carbamoyltransferase HypF, translating into MSAARPAAGTAVRRSRVVVRGVVQGVGFRPHVYALATGLRLSGHVTNTADGVVAEVEGDPADVAAFCAGLAPGAPPLARVDSVEAADLAVTGGSGFTIVPSREGGSGRTLVPPDTATCAACLAELADPADRRHLHPFVTCTHCGPRFTIVTSLPYDRAHTTMAGFPLCPDCAREYEDPADRRFHAQPVACPRCGPRLRLVTAPGGPCPPPGPGEDPVAAARRMLAAGAVVAVKGLGGYHLACDATDARAVAGLRRRKARGDKPFAVMAAAPADVEPLVHLGPEERELLTGTVRPVVLLRRRDDPGPHSGPVPAPAVAPGSPDLGVMLPYTPVHHLLLGLGAPAGRGPRLLVMTSGNLSGEPIVTDDAEALTRLAGLADAWLLHDRPIHVPCDDSVVRVCDGEPLVLRRSRGYAPLPVRLPFDVGPALAVGGDLKNAFCLGEGRTAWLSAHIGDMDDLATQQAFASAERQLESITGVRPALLAADGHPGYRSAHWARRHAAGRPVVPVQHHHAHIASAMAEHGLDGSTPVLGVAFDGTGHGTDGAVWGGEFLLADYTGFARFAHLAYVPLPGGDAAVRRPYRMALAHLRAAGLPADPRLSCVRACPPGELRLIGRQMDRGLNCAPTSSAGRLFDAVSSLAGICHHAGYEAQAAIELEAAALRAPDAGEDGRYTFRLDRPDNGGPYTADPAPLLAAVLDDVLGGTPAAVVAARFHHALARLVRTVCAAAREATGAGTVALTGGVFANTVLSSACARGLRQDGFRVLRHRLVPPGDGGLALGQLVVAARTTARTAPAPGAAERQ; encoded by the coding sequence GTGAGCGCAGCGCGGCCCGCCGCCGGGACGGCCGTCCGGCGCAGCCGGGTGGTCGTCCGGGGCGTCGTCCAGGGCGTCGGGTTCCGGCCCCACGTCTACGCCCTCGCCACCGGGCTGCGCCTGTCCGGCCATGTCACCAACACCGCCGACGGCGTCGTCGCCGAGGTCGAGGGCGACCCGGCGGACGTGGCCGCCTTCTGCGCCGGCCTCGCCCCCGGCGCGCCGCCGCTGGCCCGGGTGGACTCCGTCGAGGCGGCCGATCTGGCCGTCACCGGCGGCAGCGGCTTCACCATCGTGCCCTCCCGGGAGGGCGGCTCCGGCCGCACCCTCGTCCCGCCCGACACCGCCACCTGCGCGGCCTGTCTCGCCGAGCTCGCGGACCCCGCCGACCGCCGCCATCTCCACCCCTTCGTCACCTGCACCCACTGCGGCCCCCGGTTCACCATCGTCACCTCGCTCCCGTACGACCGGGCCCACACGACGATGGCCGGCTTCCCGCTGTGCCCCGACTGCGCGCGGGAGTACGAGGACCCGGCGGACCGGCGCTTCCACGCGCAGCCCGTCGCCTGCCCGCGCTGCGGCCCCCGGCTGCGCCTGGTCACCGCGCCGGGCGGGCCCTGCCCGCCCCCCGGGCCCGGCGAGGATCCGGTGGCCGCCGCGCGCCGGATGCTCGCCGCCGGGGCGGTCGTCGCCGTCAAGGGCCTCGGCGGCTACCACCTCGCCTGCGACGCGACCGACGCCCGGGCCGTCGCCGGACTGCGCCGCCGCAAGGCCCGCGGCGACAAGCCGTTCGCGGTCATGGCGGCCGCCCCCGCCGACGTCGAACCCCTGGTGCACCTCGGCCCCGAGGAGCGCGAGCTGCTCACCGGCACCGTCCGGCCCGTCGTCCTGCTGCGCCGCCGCGACGACCCCGGGCCGCATTCCGGCCCCGTGCCCGCCCCGGCCGTCGCCCCCGGCAGCCCCGACCTCGGCGTGATGCTGCCCTACACGCCCGTCCACCATCTGCTCCTCGGCCTGGGCGCACCGGCCGGACGCGGCCCCCGGCTGCTGGTCATGACCAGCGGCAACCTCTCCGGCGAACCGATCGTCACCGACGACGCCGAGGCGCTCACCCGGCTCGCCGGCCTCGCCGACGCCTGGCTGCTGCACGACCGACCCATCCATGTGCCCTGCGACGACTCCGTCGTCCGCGTCTGCGACGGCGAGCCGCTCGTGCTGCGCCGCTCGCGCGGGTACGCCCCGCTGCCCGTGAGGCTCCCCTTCGACGTCGGCCCGGCGCTCGCCGTCGGCGGCGACCTGAAGAACGCCTTCTGCCTCGGCGAGGGACGCACCGCCTGGCTTTCCGCCCACATCGGCGACATGGACGACCTCGCCACCCAGCAGGCCTTCGCCTCCGCCGAGCGGCAGCTCGAATCGATCACCGGCGTACGGCCCGCGCTGCTCGCCGCCGACGGCCACCCCGGCTACCGCTCCGCGCACTGGGCCCGCCGCCACGCGGCCGGCCGGCCGGTCGTCCCCGTCCAGCACCACCACGCGCACATCGCCTCCGCCATGGCCGAACACGGCCTCGACGGCAGCACCCCCGTGCTCGGCGTCGCCTTCGACGGCACCGGCCACGGCACCGACGGCGCCGTGTGGGGCGGCGAGTTCCTGCTCGCCGACTACACCGGCTTCGCGCGCTTCGCCCACCTCGCCTACGTGCCCCTGCCCGGCGGCGACGCGGCCGTACGGCGGCCCTACCGGATGGCCCTCGCCCATCTGCGCGCCGCCGGCCTGCCCGCCGACCCCCGGCTGAGCTGCGTCCGGGCCTGTCCGCCCGGCGAACTGCGCCTGATCGGGCGGCAGATGGACCGGGGCCTGAACTGCGCGCCCACCTCCAGCGCGGGACGCCTCTTCGACGCCGTCTCCTCGCTCGCCGGGATCTGCCACCACGCCGGCTACGAGGCACAGGCCGCGATCGAACTGGAGGCCGCGGCCCTGCGTGCGCCGGACGCGGGCGAGGACGGCCGCTACACCTTCCGCCTGGACCGGCCCGATAACGGCGGCCCGTACACCGCGGACCCGGCCCCGCTGCTCGCCGCCGTCCTCGACGACGTGCTCGGCGGCACCCCGGCGGCCGTGGTCGCGGCCCGCTTCCACCACGCCCTCGCCCGGCTGGTGCGGACCGTGTGCGCCGCCGCCCGCGAGGCCACCGGTGCCGGGACCGTGGCGCTGACCGGGGGCGTGTTCGCCAACACCGTGCTCTCCTCGGCCTGCGCCCGCGGTCTGCGGCAGGACGGCTTCCGTGTGCTGCGCCACCGCCTGGTGCCGCCGGGCGACGGGGGACTCGCACTCGGGCAGCTCGTCGTCGCCGCCCGCACCACGGCCCGGACGGCCCCCGCCCCGGGAGCCGCGGAGCGACAGTGA
- the hypB gene encoding hydrogenase nickel incorporation protein HypB, whose product MCRAVDLQRAVLAKNEAAADILRTELTARGTTVVNLLSSPGSGKTALLERELRLAAERDVTAAALTADLATENDARRLARSGLPVKQVHTDGLCHLEADMVARHLHDWLPDATRLLFVENVGNLVCPAGYDLGETLRVVLASVTEGEDKPLKYPTAFGLAQLVVVTKTDLARAAEFDEAAFRANVQQVNPGVEVVLSSVRDGTGAGVLLDRALAAAGGSAHAPVMARAGA is encoded by the coding sequence GACATCCTGCGCACCGAACTCACCGCCCGCGGCACCACCGTGGTCAATCTGCTCTCCAGCCCCGGCAGCGGCAAGACCGCCCTGCTGGAGCGCGAACTGCGGCTGGCCGCCGAACGGGACGTCACCGCCGCCGCGCTCACCGCCGACCTGGCCACCGAGAACGACGCCCGGCGCCTCGCCCGCTCCGGCCTCCCCGTCAAGCAGGTCCACACCGACGGACTGTGCCACCTGGAGGCCGACATGGTGGCCCGGCACCTCCACGACTGGCTGCCCGACGCCACCCGGCTGCTCTTCGTCGAGAACGTCGGCAACCTCGTCTGCCCCGCCGGCTACGACCTCGGCGAAACGCTGCGCGTCGTCCTCGCCTCCGTCACCGAGGGCGAGGACAAGCCGCTGAAGTACCCCACCGCCTTCGGGCTCGCCCAGCTCGTCGTCGTCACCAAGACCGACCTCGCCCGGGCCGCCGAGTTCGACGAGGCCGCCTTCCGGGCCAACGTCCAACAGGTCAACCCCGGCGTCGAGGTCGTCCTCAGCTCGGTGCGCGACGGCACCGGCGCCGGCGTCCTGCTGGACCGCGCCCTGGCCGCGGCCGGCGGCTCGGCCCACGCCCCGGTGATGGCCCGGGCCGGCGCGTGA